A single region of the Glycine max cultivar Williams 82 chromosome 20, Glycine_max_v4.0, whole genome shotgun sequence genome encodes:
- the LOC100793225 gene encoding dnaJ homolog subfamily C member 17 isoform X2 — MEAEMDHYAVLGLPSGEEGAKLTEKEINKAYRWKALELHPDKRPDDPNAAANFQQLRTSYDILRDDKARKLFDDLLRVKRERELRNLQRDGKRRKMVSDLERRERDANAPDPAAKEREEEARIARQLKEEIARIRAMHGKKEEAPAAAPAKEKDSGGSSGVDQEKVLKVSWEKVGEDYSADKLRELFSKFGEVEDVVIKGSKKKGSALVVMAIKEGAVAATGSVIGHLANPLLVVPLKPASVADSSSVPKSAETTRMSNLVGAGYQAFEDSVLKKLQKAAEKQR, encoded by the exons ATGGAGGCAGAGATGGATCACTACGCGGTGCTAGGGTTACCGTCCGGCGAAGAAGGCGCGAAACTAACGGAGAAAGAAATCAACAAGGCCTACCGATGGAAAGCTCTCGAATTGCACCCCGACAAGAGGCCCGACGACCCCAACGCCGCCGCCAACTTCCAACAGCTCCGCACCTCGTACGACATCCTCAGGGACGACAAGGCCCGCAAGTTGTTCGACGACCTCTTGCGCGTCAAGCGAGAGCGCGAGCTCCGCAATTTGCAGCGCGACGGAAAGCGCCGCAAGATGGTCTCCGATCTCGAGCGCCGGGAGCGCGACGCCAACGCCCCCGACCCCGCCGCGAAGGAGCGCGAAGAGGAGGCCAGGATTGCGAGGCAACTCAAGGAGGAGATCGCGAGGATTCGTGCTATGCACGGGAAGAAGGAGGAGGCACCGGCGGCGGCGCCGGCGAAGGAGAAGGATAGTGGCGGTAGTAGTGGAGTGGATCAAGAGAAGGTTCTGAAGGTTTCGTGGGAGAAGGTGGGTGAGGATTATTCGGCTGATAAGTTGAGGGAATTGTTCTCCAAGTTTGgtgaagtggaagatgttgTCATCAAGGGGAGTAAGAAGAAGGGTTCTGCTCTCGTTGTTATGGCCATTAAAGAAGGAGCT GTTGCTGCTACTGGGAGTGTGATTGGTCATCTTGCCAATCCGTTGCTGGTTGTACCTCTTAAACCAGCATCTGTGGCTGATTCTTCGAGCGTTCCAAAATCTGCTGAAACCACCAGGATGAGTAATCTGGTTGGTGCTGGGTATCAAGCTTTTGAGGATTCTGTTCTGAAGAAACTGCAAAAG GCTGCGGAAAAGCAAAGATGA
- the LOC100793225 gene encoding dnaJ homolog subfamily C member 17 isoform X1, whose translation MEAEMDHYAVLGLPSGEEGAKLTEKEINKAYRWKALELHPDKRPDDPNAAANFQQLRTSYDILRDDKARKLFDDLLRVKRERELRNLQRDGKRRKMVSDLERRERDANAPDPAAKEREEEARIARQLKEEIARIRAMHGKKEEAPAAAPAKEKDSGGSSGVDQEKVLKVSWEKVGEDYSADKLRELFSKFGEVEDVVIKGSKKKGSALVVMAIKEGAVAATGSVIGHLANPLLVVPLKPASVADSSSVPKSAETTRMSNLVGAGYQAFEDSVLKKLQKVCRLLVPFSRF comes from the exons ATGGAGGCAGAGATGGATCACTACGCGGTGCTAGGGTTACCGTCCGGCGAAGAAGGCGCGAAACTAACGGAGAAAGAAATCAACAAGGCCTACCGATGGAAAGCTCTCGAATTGCACCCCGACAAGAGGCCCGACGACCCCAACGCCGCCGCCAACTTCCAACAGCTCCGCACCTCGTACGACATCCTCAGGGACGACAAGGCCCGCAAGTTGTTCGACGACCTCTTGCGCGTCAAGCGAGAGCGCGAGCTCCGCAATTTGCAGCGCGACGGAAAGCGCCGCAAGATGGTCTCCGATCTCGAGCGCCGGGAGCGCGACGCCAACGCCCCCGACCCCGCCGCGAAGGAGCGCGAAGAGGAGGCCAGGATTGCGAGGCAACTCAAGGAGGAGATCGCGAGGATTCGTGCTATGCACGGGAAGAAGGAGGAGGCACCGGCGGCGGCGCCGGCGAAGGAGAAGGATAGTGGCGGTAGTAGTGGAGTGGATCAAGAGAAGGTTCTGAAGGTTTCGTGGGAGAAGGTGGGTGAGGATTATTCGGCTGATAAGTTGAGGGAATTGTTCTCCAAGTTTGgtgaagtggaagatgttgTCATCAAGGGGAGTAAGAAGAAGGGTTCTGCTCTCGTTGTTATGGCCATTAAAGAAGGAGCT GTTGCTGCTACTGGGAGTGTGATTGGTCATCTTGCCAATCCGTTGCTGGTTGTACCTCTTAAACCAGCATCTGTGGCTGATTCTTCGAGCGTTCCAAAATCTGCTGAAACCACCAGGATGAGTAATCTGGTTGGTGCTGGGTATCAAGCTTTTGAGGATTCTGTTCTGAAGAAACTGCAAAAGGTTTGTCGTTTGCTTGTTCCATTTTCACggttttaa